Proteins found in one Lysinibacillus fusiformis genomic segment:
- a CDS encoding non-ribosomal peptide synthetase has translation MNNKREFDVHPSQNKMHSLEQQTLPSNRTQLLNEEDLLAYQTLNQTMADYDKNTTIPDVFYQAAQQFAERIALSYEGGKLTYSQLNEQSNQVAHMLVANGLQKGNYVAILMERSKETVISLLGILKAGGVYVPIDPSYPKERCQYLLNDTGAPFIITKNEHTALLNDFIHNDSQTRTVLTINQTEQGYSQANIHCELLPSDLAYIIYTSGSTGKPKGVMLKHEAVINLITDNQRIYHSTKEDVYSQFISYSFDPSVTETFTAFFSGARLHMLTSIERLSIEAFADMIDREQVTTATVPNAFFTQLATHLPVSYREILSTLNYLSVGGEALLPAVVQKWQEKFGLSSEIINVYGPTECTVLSSYFKVKSQITDMQSSIPIGRPIANYEMYVVSADEQLCPVNVIGELCIAGAGLAAGYLHQPEKTADVFVPHLLKPDQKMYRTGDLVRLLPTGVIEFVGRKDSQIKVRGFRIELGEIETVLSNHTSIQEAVVIAKKMADGNNHLFAYYTVTSGMQLEENLLRDYLANLLPDYMVPEQFIELQEMPLSPTGKIDRKHLASLELTLSRSNTYIAPENDTQRMLANAWEYVLGIEPIGIHDNFFHIGGHSLKVLEILVQVKKHIPFLKIQDFFQYQTIAELDHYIRHYQPEAIEVQERPTNIVFKDLMEPSPLQVSQNVKPLPMTSVLLTGATGYLGSHVLHELLATTNAHIYCLIRPSAQTMIEAKLIESMQFYFGNTIAQQLKDRVTVIQGDLGKQRLHLSDEDEQIILKEINAIIHCGADVRHFGAADHFNNVNVNGTRYLLEIAKQKPGVHFHYVSTIGIPEELAALQWGPDEAKGNFNYDVKLDNVYTQSKLEAENLVRNAMHDKIPVSIYRVGNLSCHSETGKFQRNIDDNAFYRMIKSMLYLGKTPTAQWHVDFTPINYASQALVSLANQPASNGHVFHLCNPVSLTYLELIDMLKEIGYDLTIVSTQEYTDWLLNGDHSKDVQEYLSLAIAQLEGDGASDSPFIFNCKKTIEFLAHTKIECAVPTTAFIDRMIQYGIDTGYFPEPKQVNIR, from the coding sequence TTGAATAATAAACGAGAATTTGATGTACACCCATCACAGAATAAAATGCATTCTTTGGAGCAACAAACGCTACCATCCAATAGAACACAATTGTTGAACGAAGAAGACTTACTCGCATATCAAACGTTAAACCAAACAATGGCTGACTACGATAAAAACACCACAATCCCTGACGTATTTTATCAGGCGGCACAACAGTTTGCTGAACGAATTGCATTATCCTATGAGGGTGGCAAGCTAACCTACAGTCAGCTAAATGAACAATCCAACCAAGTTGCTCATATGTTAGTTGCCAATGGTCTACAAAAAGGAAACTATGTAGCGATTTTAATGGAACGTAGTAAAGAAACAGTCATTAGTCTGTTAGGTATCCTAAAAGCTGGTGGAGTTTATGTTCCCATTGATCCTAGCTATCCAAAAGAACGTTGTCAGTACCTATTAAACGATACAGGTGCTCCATTTATCATAACGAAAAACGAACATACAGCACTACTGAATGATTTCATACATAATGATTCCCAAACACGTACAGTATTAACAATCAACCAAACCGAGCAAGGCTATTCACAAGCGAACATTCACTGTGAATTACTTCCATCTGACTTAGCCTATATCATTTATACATCTGGTTCAACAGGTAAGCCAAAAGGCGTTATGCTTAAGCATGAAGCTGTTATAAATTTGATAACAGATAATCAAAGAATCTACCATTCAACTAAAGAAGATGTTTATTCTCAGTTTATTTCTTATAGTTTTGATCCTTCTGTAACAGAAACTTTTACTGCTTTCTTTTCAGGAGCAAGACTTCATATGCTAACAAGTATAGAACGTCTATCGATTGAAGCATTTGCTGATATGATCGACCGTGAGCAAGTAACGACTGCCACTGTTCCAAATGCCTTCTTTACACAGCTGGCTACACATTTACCAGTAAGCTATCGAGAAATACTCTCGACACTAAATTATTTATCTGTTGGTGGTGAAGCCCTATTGCCTGCCGTTGTTCAAAAATGGCAAGAGAAATTTGGACTTTCTTCAGAAATTATTAACGTATATGGACCAACTGAATGCACAGTATTGTCCTCTTATTTTAAGGTGAAAAGTCAGATAACAGACATGCAATCCAGCATCCCTATCGGCAGACCTATCGCCAATTATGAAATGTATGTTGTCAGTGCGGATGAACAGCTTTGTCCCGTTAATGTAATCGGGGAATTATGTATTGCAGGAGCTGGTTTAGCAGCAGGCTATTTACATCAGCCTGAAAAAACAGCAGATGTCTTTGTACCCCATCTCTTAAAGCCTGATCAAAAAATGTATCGAACAGGTGATTTAGTTCGACTATTGCCAACTGGTGTCATTGAATTTGTTGGACGCAAAGATTCTCAAATTAAAGTAAGAGGCTTCCGTATTGAACTTGGAGAAATTGAAACAGTGTTAAGCAATCATACGAGCATTCAGGAAGCCGTAGTCATTGCGAAGAAAATGGCTGATGGAAATAACCATTTATTTGCCTACTATACGGTAACAAGTGGTATGCAGCTTGAAGAAAATCTATTAAGAGACTATTTGGCAAATCTTTTACCAGATTATATGGTGCCTGAGCAATTTATTGAATTGCAAGAAATGCCATTATCCCCTACAGGGAAAATTGATCGAAAACACTTGGCTTCATTGGAATTAACATTATCACGCAGCAATACATATATTGCTCCAGAAAATGATACACAACGTATGCTTGCTAACGCATGGGAATATGTACTCGGTATTGAGCCAATAGGCATTCACGATAACTTCTTCCATATTGGAGGGCATTCACTAAAAGTGCTCGAGATTCTTGTACAAGTGAAAAAACATATCCCATTCTTAAAGATTCAGGATTTCTTCCAATATCAAACGATTGCAGAACTTGATCATTATATTCGTCATTATCAACCGGAAGCTATTGAAGTTCAAGAACGGCCAACTAACATTGTCTTCAAGGACTTAATGGAGCCTAGTCCGCTACAAGTCTCCCAAAACGTGAAGCCTTTGCCAATGACATCTGTATTATTAACAGGGGCTACAGGTTATTTAGGTAGCCATGTATTACATGAGCTATTAGCAACAACAAATGCGCATATTTATTGCCTTATTCGACCAAGTGCCCAAACTATGATTGAAGCCAAGCTAATAGAAAGTATGCAATTTTATTTTGGCAATACGATTGCTCAGCAGTTGAAAGACCGTGTCACAGTTATCCAAGGTGATTTAGGCAAGCAACGACTACATTTATCGGATGAAGATGAACAAATCATTCTGAAAGAAATCAATGCCATCATACATTGTGGTGCAGATGTGCGTCATTTCGGTGCCGCTGATCATTTTAATAATGTCAATGTAAATGGAACTCGCTATTTGCTTGAAATAGCCAAACAGAAACCAGGTGTACATTTCCATTATGTATCGACAATTGGTATTCCAGAGGAGTTAGCCGCCCTTCAATGGGGGCCAGATGAAGCAAAGGGTAACTTCAATTACGATGTAAAACTTGATAATGTTTATACTCAAAGTAAGCTAGAAGCAGAGAATCTTGTTCGAAATGCTATGCATGATAAAATCCCTGTTTCCATTTATCGTGTAGGGAATTTAAGCTGTCATTCTGAAACAGGTAAATTCCAACGTAATATCGATGACAATGCCTTTTACCGTATGATTAAATCGATGCTTTATTTAGGTAAAACACCTACTGCACAATGGCATGTTGATTTTACACCAATCAATTATGCTAGTCAGGCACTCGTTTCTCTGGCAAATCAGCCAGCATCCAACGGCCATGTCTTCCATTTATGTAACCCTGTATCGCTTACTTATTTAGAATTAATCGATATGCTTAAGGAAATTGGTTATGACTTAACAATTGTATCAACACAAGAGTATACAGATTGGCTATTAAATGGCGATCATTCAAAAGATGTACAGGAATATTTATCATTAGCCATTGCTCAACTTGAAGGTGATGGAGCAAGTGACTCCCCATTTATCTTCAATTGCAAAAAGACGATAGAATTTTTAGCCCATACAAAGATTGAATGTGCAGTACCAACTACAGCCTTTATTGACAGAATGATTCAATACGGCATCGATACAGGCTACTTCCCAGAACCAAAACAAGTCAATATAAGATGA